TAAACGGGACATTAACACTCTCCTAGAAACAAATACGTTGCGTTGGAGAGCATTATCGATTACATAAAAGCGAATTAAAATCGCATAAAACAGTCAAATTAGTTCGATTTATTAGAACCTTTATTGATCTGACCAGACAGCAAACTCATTGCCACAAGGCTCTTTAAAATGAAACCTACGACCTCCGGGAAACTCAAACGCAGGTTTACATATTACCCCACCAGCCTTCTCAACCAATATTTGAGTTTGCTCCAGCTGCTGACTGTAAAATACCACCAGCGCAGCCCCTGAGTTCGCATCAGAAGCAGCATCAGCACGATAGAAGCCTCCTTCAACACTGCCCGTCCCAGGCTCTTTAAACGCACAGTAATCCGGACCGTAGTCTAAAAACTCCCAATCAAACACCTGACTAAAGAATGCTTTAGTTAACTCAAGATCCCGTGCCGCAAACTCAAGATAATTGATGCTGCCATGTCGCGGTATCGATGAAGTGTCATTACTCATACTACCTCCCTGGTAATAGCTATTTTGAATCACTCAGATTTCAGACTAGCAAAACAATTCGGGACGGTATACGGTGCTCGCAGCTCTTTCATTTGCTACGGGAAGTTATGAATAAAAGTATTTTAATTACCGGCTGCTCAAGCGGCATCGGCTACTATGTTGCAAAACAGCTAAATCAACGCGGTTATCAGGTTTTTGCCACTGCCCGTAAAGCTGAAGATGTTGCCAGACTGAACAGTGAAGGACTAAACAGCTTCCAGCTTGACCTGGACAACTCAGAATCAATTCAACTCGCTGTGAACTGGGTGTTCGAACAAACCAATGGCAAACTATACGCCCTGTTCAACAACGGTGCTTATGGACAGCCAGGCGCGATCGAAGATCTGAGCCGCGAAGTACTGAAAGAACAACTTGAAACCAACTTACTGGGCTGGCATGAACTGACCTGCAA
The DNA window shown above is from Aliamphritea ceti and carries:
- a CDS encoding VOC family protein, coding for MSNDTSSIPRHGSINYLEFAARDLELTKAFFSQVFDWEFLDYGPDYCAFKEPGTGSVEGGFYRADAASDANSGAALVVFYSQQLEQTQILVEKAGGVICKPAFEFPGGRRFHFKEPCGNEFAVWSDQ